A stretch of Lathyrus oleraceus cultivar Zhongwan6 chromosome 6, CAAS_Psat_ZW6_1.0, whole genome shotgun sequence DNA encodes these proteins:
- the LOC127095852 gene encoding NDR1/HIN1-like protein 6, which produces MTDRVYPAVKPTTTAANGNGVFTVNPSFPATKAQLYGASRPTYRPQPHHRRTRRRCCCCTFFFYLLLIILILLFIIGIAGTAFYLIYGPHRPSFTVTSLKLSYLNLTSSSTLNSKFNVNITAKNPNKDITFVYQPTSIQILSNEIDVGDGTIPSFKHGKKNTTLLKASILSKGAPLESDAATELKKNMKSKNGLPLKVKLDTKVKAKLGKLKTPNIRIRVSCDGIRVHVSAGKKPVAVAEALYRT; this is translated from the coding sequence ATGACAGATCGAGTATACCCCGCCGTCAAACCCACCACCACCGCCGCCAACGGTAACGGCGTATTCACCGTCAACCCATCTTTCCCAGCCACAAAGGCCCAACTGTACGGTGCCTCTCGCCCAACCTACCGTCCTCAACCCCATCACCGTCGTACCCGTCGTCGCTGCTGCTGCTGCACCTTCTTCTTCTACCTCCTCCTCATCATCCTCATCCTCCTCTTCATCATCGGCATCGCCGGCACTGCTTTCTACCTAATCTACGGTCCCCACCGTCCTTCCTTCACCGTCACTTCCCTCAAACTCTCCTACCTCAACCTCACATCTTCCTCCACTCTCAACTCAAAATTCAACGTCAACATCACCGCCAAAAACCCCAACAAAGACATCACCTTCGTTTACCAACCCACCTCCATTCAAATTCTCTCCAACGAAATCGATGTCGGCGACGGAACAATCCCCTCTTTCAAACACGGCAAGAAGAACACCACTCTGCTAAAAGCTTCCATTCTGAGCAAAGGAGCACCGCTAGAGAGCGACGCCGCAACAGAGTTGAAGAAGAACATGAAGAGCAAGAACGGGTTACCGTTGAAAGTGAAATTAGATACCAAAGTGAAGGCTAAATTGGGAAAATTGAAGACACCTAACATCAGAATAAGAGTCTCTTGTGACGGAATCAGAGTCCATGTTTCCGCCGGTAAGAAACCGGTGGCGGTGGCGGAAGCTTTGTACAGAACATGA